ATCCAACAGCATTTACCGAAACCACAAGCCTCACAAGTTCACTTAGAACAGCGCAGTGCTGACGAGTTTCAGGGAATCGAAAATCAGGCTGTGGATACGGTGGTTCTCAATTCGGTGGTTCAGTATTTTCCTAGCATCGAGTATCTGGTGCGCGTGTTAGAGAGAGCGGTTCAAGTGACCCAACCGGGGGGAAACATTTTTATTGGCGATGTTCGGAGCTTGCCGTTGCTGGAAGCCTTTCATACCGCCGTGCAACTATATCGAGCCCCTAGGGATCTCAGCAGCAACCAACTTCAACAACGAGTACAACAGCGCCTTGCCCAAGAACAAGAATTAGTTATTGATCCGAGGTTTTTCCGCGCCCTTCAGCAATACTTGCCTGAAATTGAGCAGGTCCGAATTCAACCCAAGCGCGGTCGTTACTGCAATGAAATGACCCAATTTCGTTATGATGTGACCCTGCAACTGAGTCCAACGAACCAACCCTCAGCGCCAGCTATAACTTGGCTTGATTGGCAAGAGCAGAGCTTAACCCTCAATCAGATTCGAGATTGGCTTACCCAAAACAAACCTGAGCGACTGGGTCTGAAAAACGTTCCCAATGCCCGCATTCAAACCGCTATCCAACAAGCAGATCTCCTGAATAGAGAGACAAAACCTGCTACGGTAGCGCAATGGCAGGACGTGTTACCCGAGGGAGCGGGAATTGATCCTGAAACCCTTTGGTCTCTCAGTGATGAATTTCCTTATACAGTCGAGATAGATTGGTCAAGGGGGGAAGGGACATATGATGTCCTGTTCCAACGAGAGACAGAAGCAGTAGCCCTGATTACCGCATTTCCGGAAGAACCAATAGAGCCTCAATCGTGGTCTGCTTACGCCAATAATCCGCTACAAGGGCGATTGGCCAATCAACTGGTTCCACAATTGCGTCGCTATCTGCAAGAGCAGTTGCCAGACTACATGGTGCCTTCTGTTATCACCTTGCTCAACGAACTGCCTCTAACTGCCAATGGCAAAGTGGATCGCAATGCCTTGCCGGTTCCTACTTTTCCCCCTCGCGAGCAAGAATTAACCTGTCCTGAAACAGCTCTAGAAAGGACGTTAGCAACGATTTGGCAAGAAGTGCTTGGCTTGGAACAAGTGGGGATTCACGATAATTTCTTTGAGTTAGGCGGGGATTCCTTACTCAGTATGCAAGTGGTTGCCAAAGCCAAACAAGCGCAACTGCAATTAACCCCGAAACAATTATTTGAATGCCAGACCATTGCTGAGTTAGCAACAACAGTCACCGCAGCCACAAAAACTGAAGACCACTCAGACCAACCCATTACTGGCTCAGTGCCTTTAACGCCGATTCAACACTGGTTTTTCGAGCAGGAACAACCAGAGCCACAGCACTGGAACCAAGCCGAATTACTGAAACTCCGAACCCTGATCGCGCCAGCAATTTTAGAAACAGCGGTTCAACACTTGTTGGTGCACCATGATGCCTTACGTTTGCGTTTTGTGTCTGATCCATTAGGTTGGCAAGCGGTTAACGACCCACCCAGTAATCATTCTCCTTTCTCTCACATTGATTTGTCGCTTTTACCTGCAACGGAACAAATGTCTGCTATGGAATCAGTGGCAACTCAACTGCAAGGGAGTTTAGATTTAGGGGAAGGTTCCTTAATGCGAGTGGCGCTATTTGAGTTAGGTGCTCATCAAGAGAATCGACTGTTAGTCATTATTCATCATTTAGTGGTTGATGGGTTATCTTGGCGCATTCTACTCGAAGATCTGCAAACGGCTTGCGAGCAACAATTACGGGGAGAAACCATTGCTTTACCGCCAAAGACAGCGTCCTTCAAACATTGGTCGGAAAAATTACAAGATTGGGTCAACCGCTTATCCCAACAACAAGAAGCAGAAATTTGGCAACAACGCTTACAAGACCCTCGTTTCCGCCTTCCCTTAGATAATCCCGACGGCAACAATATTGCAGCTTCCACTAGGGAAATCACCATGACTCTAACCCCTGAGGAAACTCAGGCATTATTGCAGGAAGTTCCCAGAATCTATCATACGGAAATTAATGATGCCTTGCTGACGGCTCTGTTGCACGCGATCGCGTCATGGAGTGGCCAGTCTTCGATTGTAGTTGATTTAGAACGTCACGGTCGAGAACTGCCTTTTGCTGAAATGGATATTTCCCGAACTGTTGGATGGTTTACTGCCCTGTTTCCGGTTTGTCTGACACTGCATTCTGCGGGAGATATTGGGGAAAGTCTCAAAGCTGTTAAGGAACAGTTACGACAGATTCCCAATCAGGGGGTCAGTTATGGGGCCCTGCGTTATCTCAGTAAAGACGCCGAGATTGCCCAATGCCTGGAAGATTTGTCGCACTCCCAGATCCTGTTTAATTACTTAGGTCAATTCGATCAAAATCTGGCGCAACTCTCGCTATTTGAATTAGCCCTGGAAAACAGTGGCCCTCCTCGCCATCCCCAAAGCCAACGCTCTCATCTCCTCGAAATCAATAGCTTTGTGAAAGGGGAACGATTGCACGTGAATTGGTCTTATAGCACGGCGTTGCATCAGGCTTCCACCATTGAAGGGGTTGCCCAAAGATTCAAGACATCGCTGCGACAACTGATTGAAGCGACTCAATTGGTTGAAACCAGTCATTACACTCCTTCTGATTTTCCCCTTATCAATTTCAAGCAGAAAACATTAGATACGTTACTGACAACTTATCCCATACTGGAAGATATCTATCCCCTGTCTCCCATTCAGGAAGGGATTCTCTTCCATGCGCTATATGCCTCGGATACAGAAGTTTACTTCGAGCAATGGCAATGCAGGTTGCAAGGAAATCTCAATCGCGCGGCGTTTCAACAGGCTTGGCAGCGAGTCATCAACCGTCATCCCATTTTACGAACCTCTTTTCATTGGGAGCAATTAGACGATCCCGTACAGATTGTCCATCAACAGGTGGAACTGCCTTGGTTGGAACAAAACTGGCAACACTTATCGGCCTCGGAACAAACCAAGCAATTAACGACCTTTGAACAGCGCGATCGAGCGTTGGGCTTTAACCTCTCCCAAGCGCCGTTAATGCGGTTGAGTTTAATCCAGATGGCAGAGCAGAGTTATCAATTTATTTGGAGCCACCACCATTTACTCATTGATGGTTGGTCGTCCGCTGCTATTCTCAAGGAAGTCTTTGACTGTTATCAGGCATTTCGCCAGGGACGTGAACCCAGTTTAACCGCGGCTCCCCCCTATCGAACCTATATTCACTGGTTACAACAACAGGATTTTGCCGAGGCTCGCGCCTTTTGGCAAGAAAAATTGCGGGGCTTTACAGCACCGACTTCCCTGAACCGATTAACCGCAGGGAAATCGCGCCAGGGAGAAACCGTTGGCTCTCAAAAGCAGGAAGTCTCTCTTTCCCAACAACAGTTTCGCCATCTGCAATCCTTAGCTCAAACTGCCAAAATCACTTTAAATGCCATTTTTCAGGGTGCTTGGGCTCTCCTTCTCAGTCGCTATAGCGGTGATAGAGATGTGGTGTTTGGAACCACTGTTTCCGGTCGTCCCCCTGATTTAGCTGGCTCAGATTCCATGATTGGGGTTTTTATCAACACCTTGCCCGTGCGAGCCTTTGTCTCTTCCCAAAACACGCTCCTGCCCTGGTTAAAACAACTTCAGGAACAACAAGCAATCCTGAACCAATACCAGTGCAGCCCCCTTGCCGATATTCACCGTTGGAGCGATGTGCCTTTGGAAACCTCGCTGTTTGAAACCATTCTTGTTTTCCAAAACTATCCCATTGACGAGTCCTTACTGGAACAAACCAACAATGACTTAACCTTTCACAATGTACGTTCCGTGACTCGAAATAACTATCCGCTCACGTTAAGAGTTACCCCGTTAAACGGCATTCTATTACAAGCCATTTATGATAATAACCGCTTTGACGATCGCGCGATCGCGCAACTCTTACAAGAATTAAAAACCCTCTTACAAATTATGCTCGACTCATCAGGATCTCAACTGGGAAAACTGCTCGAGCAATTAGAGGAAAAAGAAA
This genomic stretch from Cyanobacteria bacterium GSL.Bin1 harbors:
- a CDS encoding amino acid adenylation domain-containing protein; translated protein: MDISQRLANLSPEQRELLKRRLKQKGQSQGESSDKIPKRETDRALPLSFAQQRLWFLDRLEPDSPAYNLAAKVNIEGPLNVRAMEQTINAIIQRHEVWRTNFTANEQGQPRQIIASTRTIAIPLVDLGHLSPFQQEWEVSRLATQQAKTPFNLEQGPLLRATLLRLNPNKHIMVFTMHHIVSDGWSLGVLLQEVAGLYEAFCQRDSSPLPELPIQYADFAIWQRQQLQGGQLDAQLAYWKHQLANPPVLQLPTDYSRPPIQTFRGVREPVKIPQSLVDALSRFSQQQGVTLFMTLLAALKALLYRYTGQSDLIVGSPVAGRDRAELEKLIGFFVNMLVLRTDASGDPSFRAFLKRVQKVTLDAYSHQAVPFEKLVEELQPERELDRNPLYQVSLTLNNVPMPAPQLSELNLDLEEIDNQTTKLDLSLHLYPVADGLSGWFEYSTDLFHPDTIKRMVGHWQTLLQGIVDNPEQRLSALPLLTAAEEQQIREWNATQTDYPQQQCLHELVEAQVERTPDAIALVFENEQLTYRELNQRANQLAHHLQSLGVSLEQPVGICLKRSVDLVIALLGTLKAGGAYVPLDPDYPQQRLALMSADAQLTALVTQPSLQFLLPDYQGPILCLDASRETLAQEPVTNPCPQTTLEHLAYIIYTSGSTGTPKGVMNSHGGVSNRLLWMQERYGLTRNDRVLQKTPFSFDVSVWEFFWSLFTGACLVVAQPDEHKDPSYISQLIAQAEITTLHFVPSMLQMFLEVTDSQACRSLQRVICSGEALPLPLQQRFFQCLDAELHNLYGPTEAAIDVTAWQCRPQAKERIVPIGSPITNLEIYLLDDHFDLVPVGIPGEIYIGGAGLARGYVNRPELTAEKFIPHPFRQETRLYKTGDLGRYREDGMIEFLGRIDHQVKLRGLRLELGEVETLLAEHSTVKQSVVTVRNDEADHQHLVAYIVPEQQALAPSWQGEQVSQWESVFDKTYDQPSQQQDLTFNIAGWNSSYTDQPLPSMEMQEWVDQTVARILQSQPQQVLEIGCGTGLLLFRIVSHCRQYWGTDISATALNYIQQHLPKPQASQVHLEQRSADEFQGIENQAVDTVVLNSVVQYFPSIEYLVRVLERAVQVTQPGGNIFIGDVRSLPLLEAFHTAVQLYRAPRDLSSNQLQQRVQQRLAQEQELVIDPRFFRALQQYLPEIEQVRIQPKRGRYCNEMTQFRYDVTLQLSPTNQPSAPAITWLDWQEQSLTLNQIRDWLTQNKPERLGLKNVPNARIQTAIQQADLLNRETKPATVAQWQDVLPEGAGIDPETLWSLSDEFPYTVEIDWSRGEGTYDVLFQRETEAVALITAFPEEPIEPQSWSAYANNPLQGRLANQLVPQLRRYLQEQLPDYMVPSVITLLNELPLTANGKVDRNALPVPTFPPREQELTCPETALERTLATIWQEVLGLEQVGIHDNFFELGGDSLLSMQVVAKAKQAQLQLTPKQLFECQTIAELATTVTAATKTEDHSDQPITGSVPLTPIQHWFFEQEQPEPQHWNQAELLKLRTLIAPAILETAVQHLLVHHDALRLRFVSDPLGWQAVNDPPSNHSPFSHIDLSLLPATEQMSAMESVATQLQGSLDLGEGSLMRVALFELGAHQENRLLVIIHHLVVDGLSWRILLEDLQTACEQQLRGETIALPPKTASFKHWSEKLQDWVNRLSQQQEAEIWQQRLQDPRFRLPLDNPDGNNIAASTREITMTLTPEETQALLQEVPRIYHTEINDALLTALLHAIASWSGQSSIVVDLERHGRELPFAEMDISRTVGWFTALFPVCLTLHSAGDIGESLKAVKEQLRQIPNQGVSYGALRYLSKDAEIAQCLEDLSHSQILFNYLGQFDQNLAQLSLFELALENSGPPRHPQSQRSHLLEINSFVKGERLHVNWSYSTALHQASTIEGVAQRFKTSLRQLIEATQLVETSHYTPSDFPLINFKQKTLDTLLTTYPILEDIYPLSPIQEGILFHALYASDTEVYFEQWQCRLQGNLNRAAFQQAWQRVINRHPILRTSFHWEQLDDPVQIVHQQVELPWLEQNWQHLSASEQTKQLTTFEQRDRALGFNLSQAPLMRLSLIQMAEQSYQFIWSHHHLLIDGWSSAAILKEVFDCYQAFRQGREPSLTAAPPYRTYIHWLQQQDFAEARAFWQEKLRGFTAPTSLNRLTAGKSRQGETVGSQKQEVSLSQQQFRHLQSLAQTAKITLNAIFQGAWALLLSRYSGDRDVVFGTTVSGRPPDLAGSDSMIGVFINTLPVRAFVSSQNTLLPWLKQLQEQQAILNQYQCSPLADIHRWSDVPLETSLFETILVFQNYPIDESLLEQTNNDLTFHNVRSVTRNNYPLTLRVTPLNGILLQAIYDNNRFDDRAIAQLLQELKTLLQIMLDSSGSQLGKLLEQLEEKEKQQQAQQQQALKQSRRQKLGQIGRRSIKNR